CCTACATAGTATATACCTTGACCATTTACATCGAATGGTAATTCTTCACCTTTATTTATACAATCTATCAATCTTTTATGAGCTGCATCTCTTGCTGTATAAAGTATACCACTTAGACTAATTGTATCTCCACAATTTAATTTAGCTATATCAATCTCACTTACAGGTGTAGTTATCTTTATCATTTTATTTTTCCTCCTAAATTACTACCTTTTTATGTCTTGATGCATGGCAGTTTATATTTACAACAACAGGAAGACCTGCTATATGTGTAGGAAAAGTCTCTATATTTAACCCTAAAGCTGTTGTAGTTCCTCCTAATCCCTGAGGTCCTATCCCCAATTTATTAATAGAGGCTAATAATTCACTTTCTAATTTTGCGATATTTTCATCTTCATTAAATTCGCCTAGTTCTCTAAAAAGTGCTTTTTTAGCTATTTGAGCACATTTATCTACAGTTCCACCTATACCAACTCCGATTACCATAGGAGGGCATGGATTAGGTCCAGCTTCTGATACTGTATCAATGATAAATTTTTTAATTCCTTCTAATCCATCTGATGGCTTTAACATCTTCATTTTACTCATATTTTCGCTTCCAAATCCCTTAGCAGCAAACTCTATTTTAATTTCATCACCTTTTACCATTTCATAATGAATAATGGCAGGAGTATTATCCTTTGTATTTATTCTACTAATTGGACTTACAACAGATTTTCTTAAGTATCCTTCCTCGTATCCCTGTCTTACTCCCTCATTTATAGCATCCGTAATTGTATCTCCTTCAACTAAAACCTCTTGTCCTATTTCAACAAAAAATACAGCCATGCCAGTATCTTGGCATATTGGTATATTTTTTTTCTTTGCTATTTCAGCATTTTCAACTAATATATTTAATATGTTTTTTCCAACTTCACTTTTTTCAGTTTTAGATTTCTCTTTTATACAGCTTAAGACATCATCTCCTAAGTATAAACTAGCCTCTATGCAAAGCTTTTTTACTTGTTCAATAATTTGTTCAGATTTTATCTTCCTCAAGCGAACATCCCTCCATTACTTTATAAAAAATATTCGTAATCATATTTACACTTTACCATCATTTTTAAAATTTCTCAATATTTTTATATCAATTACATAATAGTAGTTAAATATTTATTTTAAGTTATTATTCATTTTATTAATCATATAATTTTTTTGTCATTACTTTTTTATCTACAATACCTATTTTTTTATTACATCTGCAAATTCCACTCTTATAAGTTCTTGTAAGTCAATTGGTGATAATTCTATTTGGTATCCTATTTTACCAGCACTTACTATAATTGTATCTAATTGTTTTGCACTTTCATTTACAAAAGTCTTATAAAGCTTCTTCATCCCTACAGGAGAACAACCACCTCTAATATATCCTGTAAGCTTGTTTATATCTTTTACATGAATCATATCCACACTTTTTTCTTTAGCTACTTTTGCAGCTTTTTTTAAGTCTAAATTTTCATGTACTGGTATTACATATACATAAATACTCTTACTAACTCCTTGAGTTACTAGAGTCTTATATACTTCATTTACATCTCTTCCTATATCATGTGCTACCTCAACACCATCTACATGTTCACTTTTGACTTCATAAGATAGTACCTTATAATCAATTTTATTTGAATCTAAAATTCTCATAGCATTAGTTTTTACTTTAATCATACATTCACTTCCTTTTTATAAAATACGAACATTATCCATATTTTCGAATATTCTGTACTATTCTAATAGAGTATTATAAGTATTAATAGTTAAAACAAGTATATTTTAAAACGACAATATTATTATAACTCTATATTAACTTCAAAACTTCATTTTTTTCTAATTCATTAGAATTTTTTAGTTCTTTTTTTATTCTCATAGGTGAATCTCCTAAAATAAATATATTATCTGCTAAAAATAATGCTTCTTCAATATCATGAGTTACAAACAAAACAGTTCTTTTTTCTTTTTTAAGTATGTCTTTAAAATTATCTATTATTATTTGTTTATTCTTTGCATCAATGGATTTAAAAGGTTCATCCATTATAATAGTCTTTGATGGGTAAATAAAAGCTCTAGCAATATTTACTCTTTGTCTAAGACCTCCACTAAGCATCTGAGGATAAAATTTTTTATATCTACTAATTCCAACCAAATCTAAATATTCATCACAAATCTTATCTAGTTGAGTTTTACTGTAGTATTTATTTACAACTATCTTTATATTTTCTTCTACAGTTAACCAATCTATGAGTCTATCTTCTTGAAATATGTAACTTACCTCTAACTTACTACCAATTTTATTTGAACTTTTTTTAATATTTAAATTACAAGTATCGTTTTCTATAAGACCGCTTACTATATTTAAGAGAGTAGTTTTTCCACATCCAGATTTTCCAAGTATACAGTTAACATTATCTATGTAAAAATCAATATTAAAATTTTTAAATATAATATGATTATCATATTTTTTATTTATATTCTCAATACTTAACCTTATCTTTTCCATAAAAAAGCACTCCTTGACAAAAATTTTTGAGCTACTTGTAAGATGGCTGAAATTAAAACTATTATAATTATCCATGCAAATATCCCAGATGTATTAAAATTAATTTTTTCAGTTTGTATCATAGTCCCAATACCATATGTAGGTTGACTGTATACCTCTCCTGCTATAGCAACTTTTAGACTTAGTGAAAATGTCGATACTAATATAGATATAATTTGAAATTTTATAGCTGGTAAATAAATTTTCAACACCTTATCTATAAATCTTATCTTATACACACTTGCCATTTCTAATAAATTCTTATCAATATTTAATATAGCTCCTAAAACACTATCATATAAGATTGGAAAAACTATAGCAAATCCAACTATAAAAGGTGTACTATCTTTTTCAAACCAAATTAGTGCAAGTACTACTAATATCATCGTTGGTATTGAACGTGCTAGAGCATTAATTGGCTTTAATAAATTTCTAAAAATCCTACTTAAATATGCTATTATAGACAATATGATAGCAAAAATCAAAGCAAATAAAAAACTAAAAAAACATCTACCTATTGAATAAAGTATGTCTATATAGAAATTAGAATTCAATGCGATTTCTTTGATACTACTAAAGACTTGATTTATAGTTGGCAAGAATATATCATTGTTAATTTTTAAAGCAATAATTTGCCACAAAAATAAGAGGATAACACAAGAAAGTGTTACCTCTAATTTGTCTATAAATTGTTCTTTAATTTTCTTATTTTTCAACAAAGTATATTGCTTCATCTGGTACTTTGCCTCCCACTGTCTTATCATCAAAATTAGCTAATTTCTCATAGTAGTTTTTGTAATCATTAATCATGTCTTTAACCGGAATGTATCTTAAGTTAGCCCTTTCAAGAGCTTTACCTATTATTTTAGGTTCAGTAGATATTTTTATTTGCTCAGAATATTTACCTAATTCCTCAGGATTTTTATTTGCCCAATCTACACTATTTGATAATTGTCCTAAAAAAGAATCTACAAATTCTTTATTGTCTCTTAAAAAATCAGATTTTATAATTAATGTAGATTGAGGATATCCATCTTTTGAGCCACTTACTTCTTTCCATGAATCATTTAAACTTTTTATAATTTTTATATTTGGATTCTTGGACATTAAAGCACTAAGTGCAGGCTCTGGAACAATCCCTGTTGTAATTTTTCCTGTAGCCAATAAAGGTACTAGTTCACTTGCAGAATTTACATAATTAAAATTTATATCTGCTGGATTTATATCTTTTTGTGATAAAAGACTTCTTATCGTTATATCTGGAGTAAGACCTTTCCCTGTACATCCAACTTCTTTTCCAATTAAATCAGAATAATCCTTTATATCATCTGTTGATACTAAATAAAGAGACCCCATACCTACAGTACCAACTATATTATAACTTGAAGTTTTATTATATGCTATTGCAGCCATATTTGATGGAACTATAGCTATATCTACATCTTTTTTCATTACTCTAGTAGAAATTGCCTCTGGTGTTTTCTCAATGCTATACATTGTTTCATATCCATCTTTAATAGCCGGGTTTTCATTTGCTAATTTAGCTACTGCTACCGCTGGCAATCCATCTGGAACAGCTACCTTTACTTCTTTAACAACTGCTGGTTCTTCTTTTGGCTTTTCATTTTGTTCTTGTGAACACCCCACTAAAAAAATTACACTTAATGCTGCTGATAACATTATATAAATATACTTTTTCATCTCTTCCTCCCAAAACTAACTTTTTACAAAATAATTATATTTATTTATATTAATTTCTGTTAATTTATCGAATAATCCTTCTTATTTAAATATTTTTATTTATCTATGCCTATTTTAATATTTTTTCTTTCTCTTACTTGGGCTTTTTTGTTGCTTTTTATTGTCTCTATTGTTTTCATTATGCTTTTTATTTTCAATAGAAGCTTTATTTCTATTTTTATTAGAACTACTTTTATTAGAACTATTTCTATTAAAATAAGGTTTCTCATCCTTTGGTTTTATTAGACATCGATGTCCAAAACCTATCAAATCTTCTCTTCCAGCTTCAACTAATGCAGAATATACCAAGTCATAGTTTCTAGGTGCTCTATACTGTAATAAAGCTCTTTGCATCGCTTTGTCACGTTTTGATTTTGGAACATAGACTGGCTTCATTGTAAGTGGGTCTATTCCTGTATAAAACATTGTAGTTGATAGCGTTCCAGGAGTTGGATAAAAATCTTGAACTTGCTCTGGTTGATAATGAGTATCTCTCAAATACTCAGCTAACTCTATAGCACTATTTAATGTAGACCCTGGATGACTAGACATTAAATATGGTATCAAATATTGTTTTTTACCTAATTCTTCATTTATAGCAAAAAACTTCTGTCTAAACTTATCATAAGTTTTTCCTGCTGGCTTTTGCATATATTCTAAAACTTCTTCTGATATGTGTTCTGGAGCCACCTTCAATTGACCACTTACATGATGTTCTATTAGCTCTCTAAGAAATTTATTATTTTTATCTGCCATTACATAATCATACCTAATACCAGAGCGTACAAAAACTTTTTTTATGTTAGGTAATTTTCTTACAGCTCTAAGTAAGTGTAGATACTCACTATGGTCTGCATCTAAGTTTTTACATGGTGATGGAGATAAACATTGTCTATTTTTACATGCACCTTTAGTAATTTGTTTGTTACATGCTGGTCTTCTAAAATTAGCTGTTGGCCCTCCGACATCGTGTATATATCCTTTAAAATCATTTAATTTCGTTATTCCTACTGCTTCATCAATAATTGATTTCTCACTTCTACTTTGAACAGCTCTTCCTTGATGAAATGTTATTGCACAAAATGAACAGCTACCAAAGCATCCTCTTGAACTTACTATACTAAATTTTACTTCTTCTATAGCTGGTATACCACCAGACTTCTCATATACAGGATGATATGTTTTTTGATATGGTAATCCATAAACTTCATCCAATTCTTCTCTATTTAAAGGCTTTTCTGGCTTATTTTGAACTAAGTACTTACTTCCATGAGGTTGAACAATTATATTTCCTCTAAATGGGTCTTGTTCATCATATTGAATTTTAAAAGCCTCTACATATTTCATTTTATCTTCACATATTTCTTTATATGATGGAATCAATATATAGTTATCGTATATTTCTTCTAACGTATCTGCAATATAACATGTCCCATCAATGTGCCTAATATATTTTGGATCATATCCATCATTAAGTGCATTAGCCACATCCACAATCTGCTTTTCACTCATTCCATAAACTAATAAATCTGCTCCACTATCTATCAACATTGACTTTCTAACCTTATCACTCCAATAATCATAGTGCCCAAATCTTCTTAGACTAGCTTCAATTCCTCCAATTACTATTGCAACATCGCTATATGCTTCTCTTATTTTATTACAATAGACTATTGTGGCTCTATCTGGTCTATGACCCATTTTTCCACCAGGAGAATACATATCCTTATCTCTATGCTTTTTACTCACTGAATAATGGTTGACCATTGAATCCATATTCCCTGCATTAACCAAAAATCCAAGTCTAGGCTTTCCTAATTTCATAAAATCATCTGTCGTCTTCCAATTTGGTTGTGCTATTATACCTACCTTATATCCAGCATTTTCTAAAACTCTAGATATTATTGCTGTACCAAAACTATGATGGTCTACATATGCATCACCTGTAACCAACACAAAGTCTAGCTCTTCCCATCCTCTATCTATCATATCTTGTTTACTTATTGGTAAAAACCTATTTTCCATATTATCACCTGCTCAATATATATTTAACAAATATTTTCTTAAAATTAAAAGCATATTTTAATTTTGTTCTTAACGCTTAATTATAACACAAAAAATACTTAAAACCACAACTTAAATAATTTATATGAACCTTTTAGGTTCAATAAATCCAAATTGTGGTTTTAAGTAAAACTATAATACAGTAATTTAAACATTTTATTCAATTAGTTAGGAAATCTTTACAAGAAGTCCATTTAAATATTTGCTTCAGCTTCAACACTATTTACTTCACTGCCAAATATTAAGCATGCATCTTTACCATCAAACCATTTTAAAGCAGTTGTCGTTATATTTACATTTACACCAAATTTTTTGTTACACATAAATGATTTATAAGTATCAGTTCCATCTTTTAAACAGCTCATAGGACATTTCCTACATTGTTTATTCTGATTGTTCCATAGTGCTTTATAACATAAATCACCCACATGTGTGTTTGGTGCTGACTCAAGCATCTTTTTATTGATAAATAACAGCTCATATGTGTTTCTATCAACAACATAAGCCCATATGTCCATGTTATCCATTACAGACTTTTGAACTTCTAAAGATTCCTCTAGCTTACTTTGGATGCGCATTTTCAATAAAAACATACTGAGTGTCTTAGAAATAAATGTCAATGTATCCACTTCATCACTAGTCCACATACGATTATATGAACATTCATCAAATCCTACAAAACCTCTAAATTCATTACCTTCTAAAATTTTACACTGTAATATTGAACATATCCCTTGTGCTTTAAGCAAATATTTTAAATCACTATTGAGATTATCAACATCATTACAATAAAATAATCCATCTGCATTGAAATTTAAAAGATAGTTACCTAAATGACCATAGTAAATATTCTTAAGATTATCAATTTCTACTGTTATTCCTTCATTACACCATTCAAATGTATTTTTACAGTAGAGATTATCATCCGAGTTTTCAAATATATAGACACGACTCACATTAAAGTGTTTGCCCACAATATCAAGAATCAAATTTACAGCCATTTCTATATTATTTGATTCATACAGTATATCAAATATATAATTTGTAATATGCTCCTTAAAAGACCTTTCTATATTGGTATTTTCATCTGTATTTCTTGTATTTGCTATGTATTGCACTTTATCAATTTTTTTATCATACAATGCATAACGATTCTTTCCTTTACCCTTAGCTGAATAAAGAGCTATGTCTGCATTTCTAAACAAATGCATATACTCTGTGCCATCTTTTGGAAATCTAGCAATTCCTACACTCAAGGATATTTTATAATTGTATCCTTTACCTACAAAAGACCTTTCAAACGTTTTGACCAGTTCCTCTGCTTTTTTTATAATATCTCTCGTTTCAGAAATATCTTTCATAAAAACAATGAACTCATCTCCACCAATTCTTCCTACTATGTCAGATGCTCTAAATAAAGTTATTAAATCACTTGCAATTTCACTTAACACAGCATCACCATATAAATGGCCTAAGTTATCATTTATACCTTTAAAGTCATCAATATCAATAATCATTAAAGTACCTTGTCTGTTTTTATCTAATGTTATATATTCTTCAATAAGTGCTTGTGACGCTTTTTTATTATATAAACCTGTTAGTGGGTCTTTTTCTGCTCTCTCTTTTAATTTTTCAGCTTCTCGTTTTGATTCATCAATATCAGTCAAACTACCTACAACTTTATAAGGTATTCCATTATCATCAAATAGTGTTGTTGCTTTTATACTAAACCACGCATAAGTAGTATCTCTAACTCTAAGTCTAATCTCACACTCCTCATATTCACTGCCTGATGAAGTGAGCTTAGTTAATGAAATAAACTTATCTACATCATCAGGATATATGTCAACTGATTTGATTATGTTTTTCGTTGCATTTTCAGTTATAGGGTCGTAACCAAATTTATTGTACCAATTAGGAGAAATACTCATTTGGTCTTTTTCTATATTCCATTCAACTATAATATTTTGTGTTTGATTTATAATAATCTCATGACGTTCTTCACTCTTTTTAAGCTCTTGCTCTAACAATTTAGCAGAAGTAATATCTACAATTACACTACATAATACTGATTTTTCATTTTCGTCAACTATTTTTCTTCCTTTTAATAAAATCCATATAATGCTACCATCTCTTTTTTCAACCCTTCGTTCACATGCAAATGTATCACTTATTTTAAGTTGCTTATTTATATCATCAATCATCCCAGCTCTATCATCTCTGAAAATCAGCTTGATTAATTTATTATCTAATTCATCTTCTAACTGTTTACGTGTATATCCAATCATATTTAAA
This sequence is a window from Clostridioides difficile. Protein-coding genes within it:
- a CDS encoding ABC transporter substrate-binding protein, translated to MKKYIYIMLSAALSVIFLVGCSQEQNEKPKEEPAVVKEVKVAVPDGLPAVAVAKLANENPAIKDGYETMYSIEKTPEAISTRVMKKDVDIAIVPSNMAAIAYNKTSSYNIVGTVGMGSLYLVSTDDIKDYSDLIGKEVGCTGKGLTPDITIRSLLSQKDINPADINFNYVNSASELVPLLATGKITTGIVPEPALSALMSKNPNIKIIKSLNDSWKEVSGSKDGYPQSTLIIKSDFLRDNKEFVDSFLGQLSNSVDWANKNPEELGKYSEQIKISTEPKIIGKALERANLRYIPVKDMINDYKNYYEKLANFDDKTVGGKVPDEAIYFVEK
- a CDS encoding ABC transporter ATP-binding protein, giving the protein MEKIRLSIENINKKYDNHIIFKNFNIDFYIDNVNCILGKSGCGKTTLLNIVSGLIENDTCNLNIKKSSNKIGSKLEVSYIFQEDRLIDWLTVEENIKIVVNKYYSKTQLDKICDEYLDLVGISRYKKFYPQMLSGGLRQRVNIARAFIYPSKTIIMDEPFKSIDAKNKQIIIDNFKDILKKEKRTVLFVTHDIEEALFLADNIFILGDSPMRIKKELKNSNELEKNEVLKLI
- a CDS encoding fumarate hydratase, whose amino-acid sequence is MRKIKSEQIIEQVKKLCIEASLYLGDDVLSCIKEKSKTEKSEVGKNILNILVENAEIAKKKNIPICQDTGMAVFFVEIGQEVLVEGDTITDAINEGVRQGYEEGYLRKSVVSPISRINTKDNTPAIIHYEMVKGDEIKIEFAAKGFGSENMSKMKMLKPSDGLEGIKKFIIDTVSEAGPNPCPPMVIGVGIGGTVDKCAQIAKKALFRELGEFNEDENIAKLESELLASINKLGIGPQGLGGTTTALGLNIETFPTHIAGLPVVVNINCHASRHKKVVI
- a CDS encoding YgiQ family radical SAM protein; translated protein: MENRFLPISKQDMIDRGWEELDFVLVTGDAYVDHHSFGTAIISRVLENAGYKVGIIAQPNWKTTDDFMKLGKPRLGFLVNAGNMDSMVNHYSVSKKHRDKDMYSPGGKMGHRPDRATIVYCNKIREAYSDVAIVIGGIEASLRRFGHYDYWSDKVRKSMLIDSGADLLVYGMSEKQIVDVANALNDGYDPKYIRHIDGTCYIADTLEEIYDNYILIPSYKEICEDKMKYVEAFKIQYDEQDPFRGNIIVQPHGSKYLVQNKPEKPLNREELDEVYGLPYQKTYHPVYEKSGGIPAIEEVKFSIVSSRGCFGSCSFCAITFHQGRAVQSRSEKSIIDEAVGITKLNDFKGYIHDVGGPTANFRRPACNKQITKGACKNRQCLSPSPCKNLDADHSEYLHLLRAVRKLPNIKKVFVRSGIRYDYVMADKNNKFLRELIEHHVSGQLKVAPEHISEEVLEYMQKPAGKTYDKFRQKFFAINEELGKKQYLIPYLMSSHPGSTLNSAIELAEYLRDTHYQPEQVQDFYPTPGTLSTTMFYTGIDPLTMKPVYVPKSKRDKAMQRALLQYRAPRNYDLVYSALVEAGREDLIGFGHRCLIKPKDEKPYFNRNSSNKSSSNKNRNKASIENKKHNENNRDNKKQQKSPSKRKKKY
- the ybaK gene encoding Cys-tRNA(Pro) deacylase, which translates into the protein MIKVKTNAMRILDSNKIDYKVLSYEVKSEHVDGVEVAHDIGRDVNEVYKTLVTQGVSKSIYVYVIPVHENLDLKKAAKVAKEKSVDMIHVKDINKLTGYIRGGCSPVGMKKLYKTFVNESAKQLDTIIVSAGKIGYQIELSPIDLQELIRVEFADVIKK
- a CDS encoding diguanylate cyclase, whose protein sequence is MDNALKETTHTYLSEFTEHNIINLKTKLSGQFEMLESIASFMGNLDNINNEMMINLMDSGVKRSSLIRMSISTLDGKSYSNDGIISNVKDRAYFKKAKNGEKNISESLKSIIDKKEIIVLATPIYKDGKVAGVLSGSYDSTKLNELLGLPAFDKKAHVYIAKRNGDVIAQSTNENSKMLSCVFKLFNKDNCDEVNCLKAIKENMKNDKSGYSNYHLDNKKFMLNYQPLGINDWYIFSVVPNEVVSIQSDNISYDVYIFALEILLVILIFVVYIAYIINNNTKTIINEKEKFKTLTDNILGGVKNCLKDKDMTMTYVSQGFLELTGYSEEDLDVVFKNRFKHIIYKEDVDKVNSIVLNQLKRQDKIEVEYRIVKKDGSIIWVLDRSKSIKDNKGNESIQGVLTDITELKKIQDELDSKRFEIETINDSIVGGIVITEINDDFDSIYLNEGYLNMIGYTRKQLEDELDNKLIKLIFRDDRAGMIDDINKQLKISDTFACERRVEKRDGSIIWILLKGRKIVDENEKSVLCSVIVDITSAKLLEQELKKSEERHEIIINQTQNIIVEWNIEKDQMSISPNWYNKFGYDPITENATKNIIKSVDIYPDDVDKFISLTKLTSSGSEYEECEIRLRVRDTTYAWFSIKATTLFDDNGIPYKVVGSLTDIDESKREAEKLKERAEKDPLTGLYNKKASQALIEEYITLDKNRQGTLMIIDIDDFKGINDNLGHLYGDAVLSEIASDLITLFRASDIVGRIGGDEFIVFMKDISETRDIIKKAEELVKTFERSFVGKGYNYKISLSVGIARFPKDGTEYMHLFRNADIALYSAKGKGKNRYALYDKKIDKVQYIANTRNTDENTNIERSFKEHITNYIFDILYESNNIEMAVNLILDIVGKHFNVSRVYIFENSDDNLYCKNTFEWCNEGITVEIDNLKNIYYGHLGNYLLNFNADGLFYCNDVDNLNSDLKYLLKAQGICSILQCKILEGNEFRGFVGFDECSYNRMWTSDEVDTLTFISKTLSMFLLKMRIQSKLEESLEVQKSVMDNMDIWAYVVDRNTYELLFINKKMLESAPNTHVGDLCYKALWNNQNKQCRKCPMSCLKDGTDTYKSFMCNKKFGVNVNITTTALKWFDGKDACLIFGSEVNSVEAEANI
- a CDS encoding ABC transporter permease subunit yields the protein MKQYTLLKNKKIKEQFIDKLEVTLSCVILLFLWQIIALKINNDIFLPTINQVFSSIKEIALNSNFYIDILYSIGRCFFSFLFALIFAIILSIIAYLSRIFRNLLKPINALARSIPTMILVVLALIWFEKDSTPFIVGFAIVFPILYDSVLGAILNIDKNLLEMASVYKIRFIDKVLKIYLPAIKFQIISILVSTFSLSLKVAIAGEVYSQPTYGIGTMIQTEKINFNTSGIFAWIIIIVLISAILQVAQKFLSRSAFLWKR